In Strigops habroptila isolate Jane chromosome 4, bStrHab1.2.pri, whole genome shotgun sequence, a single genomic region encodes these proteins:
- the RASSF7 gene encoding ras association domain-containing protein 7 isoform X1, giving the protein MELKVWVDGIQRVVCGVSEQTTCQEVVIALARAIGQTGRYVLVQKLREKERQLLPLECPLESLAKCGQYANDVQFVLRRTGPSVAERPSSEGAPQAPERTFIRASLPIKPRPASTDAPRSREPKKSMTFNLGPAGDPFVMSRWRHQAREGMDLEGGGVLQPSKEELFRRVLRQQEQLHSLEAHGDTLETDLRLWERGRFTGQEDEILYLEHLVRRNETELGEEEFWQTELRLEKECERERQERVRSLRASLEEYTQRIYELSARTEALQEEIQWEMAERAKRGKDIPVPSPTELEDMAAKMKRDLEAKVKQGTQLESNLASVEKALEEAERNLQAQTQELEELNKELRQCNLQQFIQQTGATVTVLQARSEEDAQPEPSQCELPAYRRNGGFPPTASADSPSQASTKQLLGHPRTLPEPLVSSLSPEVVSTRQSIWR; this is encoded by the exons ATGGAGCTGAAGGTCTGGGTGGACGGGATCCAGAGGGTTGTCTGTGGCGTCTCAGAGCAAACCACCTGCCAAGAAGTGGTTATTGCCTTGGCGCGGGCCATAG GTCAGACAGGCCGCTATGTGCTGGTGCAGAAGCTGCGGGAGAAGGAGCggcagctgctgccactggAGTGCCCCTTGGAGTCGCTGGCCAAGTGCGGGCAGTATGCCAACGACGTGCAGTTTGTCCTGCGGCGGACGGGCCCCAGCGTGGCCGAGCGGCCCTCCTCGGAGGGTGCTCCCCAAGCCCCCGAGAGGACGTTCATCCGGGCCAGCTTGCCCATCAAGCCCAGGCCTGCCAGCACGGATGCACCCCGTTCCCGGGAGCCAAAAAAATCCATGACCTTCAACTTGGGTCCTGCAGGTGACCCATTTGTCATGAGCCGATGGAGGCACCAAGCACGGGAAGGGATGGACTTGGAGGGTGGTGGGGTCCTCCAGCCCTCCAAGGAGGAGCTGTTTAGGAGGGTGCTgcggcagcaggagcagctgcatTCCTTGGAGGCCCATGGGGACACCCTGGAGACGGACCTACGGCTCTGGGAGCGTGGCCGGTTCACGGGTCAGGAGGATGAGATCCTCTACCTGGAGCACCTAGTGCGGAGGAACGAGACAGAGCTGGGCGAGGAGGAGTTTTGGCAGACCGAGCTCCGGCTGGAGAAGGAGTGTGAGCGGGAGCGGCAGGAGCGGGTTAGGAGCCTCCGGGCCAGTCTGGAGGAGTACACCCAGAGGATCTATGAGCTGAGCGCCCGGACCGAAGCCCTGCAGGAGGAAATCCAGTGGGAGATGGCAGAGAGAGCCAAGAGGGGGAAGGACATCCCTgtgcccagccccacagagctggAGGACATGGCTGCCAAGATGAAAAGGGACCTAGAGGCCAAGGTCAAGCAAGGGACCCAGCTGGAGAGCAACCTGGCCAGCGTGGAGAAGGCCCTGGAGGAAGCTGAAAGGAACCTGCAG GCCCAGACCCAAGAGCTGGAGGAGTTAAATAAGGAGCTGAGGCAGTGTAATTTGCAGCAGTTTATTCAGCAGACGGGGGCCACGGTGACCGTCCTGCAGGCCAGGTCCGAGGAGGATGCCCAGCCGGAGCCGAGCCAGTGCGAGCTGCCAGCCTACCGGAGAAACGGAG GTTTTCCTCCCACTGCCAGCGCAGACTCGCCTTCCCAGGCCAGCACCAAGCAGCTCCTCGGCCATCCCAGGACCCTGCCAGAGCCACTGGTGTCCAGCCTGAGCCCTGAGG TCGTATCAACCAGGCAGAGCATCTGGAGGTAG
- the RASSF7 gene encoding ras association domain-containing protein 7 isoform X2: MELKVWVDGIQRVVCGVSEQTTCQEVVIALARAIGQTGRYVLVQKLREKERQLLPLECPLESLAKCGQYANDVQFVLRRTGPSVAERPSSEGAPQAPERTFIRASLPIKPRPASTDAPRSREPKKSMTFNLGPAGDPFVMSRWRHQAREGMDLEGGGVLQPSKEELFRRVLRQQEQLHSLEAHGDTLETDLRLWERGRFTGQEDEILYLEHLVRRNETELGEEEFWQTELRLEKECERERQERVRSLRASLEEYTQRIYELSARTEALQEEIQWEMAERAKRGKDIPVPSPTELEDMAAKMKRDLEAKVKQGTQLESNLASVEKALEEAERNLQVFLPLPAQTRLPRPAPSSSSAIPGPCQSHWCPA; this comes from the exons ATGGAGCTGAAGGTCTGGGTGGACGGGATCCAGAGGGTTGTCTGTGGCGTCTCAGAGCAAACCACCTGCCAAGAAGTGGTTATTGCCTTGGCGCGGGCCATAG GTCAGACAGGCCGCTATGTGCTGGTGCAGAAGCTGCGGGAGAAGGAGCggcagctgctgccactggAGTGCCCCTTGGAGTCGCTGGCCAAGTGCGGGCAGTATGCCAACGACGTGCAGTTTGTCCTGCGGCGGACGGGCCCCAGCGTGGCCGAGCGGCCCTCCTCGGAGGGTGCTCCCCAAGCCCCCGAGAGGACGTTCATCCGGGCCAGCTTGCCCATCAAGCCCAGGCCTGCCAGCACGGATGCACCCCGTTCCCGGGAGCCAAAAAAATCCATGACCTTCAACTTGGGTCCTGCAGGTGACCCATTTGTCATGAGCCGATGGAGGCACCAAGCACGGGAAGGGATGGACTTGGAGGGTGGTGGGGTCCTCCAGCCCTCCAAGGAGGAGCTGTTTAGGAGGGTGCTgcggcagcaggagcagctgcatTCCTTGGAGGCCCATGGGGACACCCTGGAGACGGACCTACGGCTCTGGGAGCGTGGCCGGTTCACGGGTCAGGAGGATGAGATCCTCTACCTGGAGCACCTAGTGCGGAGGAACGAGACAGAGCTGGGCGAGGAGGAGTTTTGGCAGACCGAGCTCCGGCTGGAGAAGGAGTGTGAGCGGGAGCGGCAGGAGCGGGTTAGGAGCCTCCGGGCCAGTCTGGAGGAGTACACCCAGAGGATCTATGAGCTGAGCGCCCGGACCGAAGCCCTGCAGGAGGAAATCCAGTGGGAGATGGCAGAGAGAGCCAAGAGGGGGAAGGACATCCCTgtgcccagccccacagagctggAGGACATGGCTGCCAAGATGAAAAGGGACCTAGAGGCCAAGGTCAAGCAAGGGACCCAGCTGGAGAGCAACCTGGCCAGCGTGGAGAAGGCCCTGGAGGAAGCTGAAAGGAACCTGCAG GTTTTCCTCCCACTGCCAGCGCAGACTCGCCTTCCCAGGCCAGCACCAAGCAGCTCCTCGGCCATCCCAGGACCCTGCCAGAGCCACTGGTGTCCAGCCTGA